From the Platichthys flesus chromosome 6, fPlaFle2.1, whole genome shotgun sequence genome, one window contains:
- the kif21a gene encoding kinesin-like protein KIF21A isoform X5, whose product MATGQDDSTVRVALRIRPQLAREKIEGCHICTYVMPGEPQVILGKDKAFTYDYVFDMDSQQDAIYKACTEKLIDGCFEGYNATVFAYGQTGSGKTYTMGTGFDVNFVEEELGIIPRAVHHLYKGIEERRQAAQEQGRPVPEFKINAQFLELYNEEVLDLFDTVRDMKQKSHIKIHEDATGGIYTVGVTTRTVSSEAEMIQCLKLGALSRTTASTQMNVQSSRSHAIFTIHLCQVRVCASDNQENETDNKVSNGNSELDEYETLTAKFHFVDLAGSERLKRTGATGDRAKEGISINCGLLALGNVISALGDRGKRSAHVPYRDSKLTRLLQDSLGGNSQTVMIACSSPSDRDFMETLNTLKYANRARNIKNKVMVNQDKASQQISALRTEIARLQMELMEYKTGKRMVGEDGVESFSDMFHENSMLQTENGNLRVRVKAMQQTIDAQRGRLTQLLSDQANQALAKAGEGGTEEIGKMIQSYIKEIEELRAKLLESEAVNENLRKNLSRASSRQSFYGGSSPFSSPMMAPEKETSDIIELAKKDLEKLKRREKKKKKGLQLLLEEREREEREEVVEEVGDASVNKEEIPDNEQEKGTEKDMSERANEEAEIEVQEGSDHEEGEEEEDEEEEEMDVEESSDDSDSEADEKENFQADLANITCEIAIKQKLIDELENSQRRLHTLKQQYEQKLMMLQCKIKDTQLERDRVLQNMNSVESGTEDKSRKIKVEYEKKLSVMNKELQKLQSAQKEHARLLKNQSQYERQLKKLQMDVAEMKKTKVRLMKQMKEQQEKNRMNEHRRNREIATLKKDQRKQEHQLKLLEAQKRQQELILRRKTEEVTALRRQARPTSGKVIRKVNLQEPVQDSSHRPPSGRLYSSSITGPNGNRFSYRRTVGIYSTRVARNKWQSLERRVCDVIMQRLTISNMEADMNRLLKQREELTKRKEKVIRKRERLVREEPEAEKTLPPLNEEVDALTANIDYINDSIADCQANIMQMEEAKEECDTADVAAVIGSCTLIEARFLLDHFISMAINKGLQAAQKESQVKVMEGRLKQTEITSATQNQLLFHMLKEKAEFNPELDALLGNALQELGNIPAENGDDSSSDESAQSPSAEGTTLSSDLMKLCGETKTRNKARRRTTTQMELLYANSDSAPDAPTADFSSPMLPLTETPEGDMDTSGSSVRDYTALSPGFSSKMGSMGVINPVPSTKSSRSATLQCVHVAEGHSKAVLCVDCTDDLLFTGSKDRTCKVWNLVTGQEIMSLAGHPNNVVSVRYSSSLVFTVSTSYIKVWDIRDSAKCIRTLTSSGQVNVGDICASNTSRTVTIPAGENQINQIALNPNGTVLYTAAGNSVRVWDLRRFASTGKLTGHLGPVMCLTVDQSGSNQDLVITGSKDHYIKLFDVTEGSLGSISPTHNFEPPHYDGIESLVVQGDILFSGSRDNGIKKWDLDRKDLLQQVPNAHRDWVCALGVVPGSPALLSGCRGGVLKLWHTDTLGTLGELKGHESPINGISTNSSHLFTASDDRTVKIWRASGGLDSTSEVVDNVDEVASN is encoded by the exons GATTCGTCCGCAGCTGGCCAGAGAGAAGATCGAGGGATGTCACATATGTACGTATGTGATGCCCGGGGAGCCTCAGGTGATCCTGGGGAAGGATAAGGCCTTCACCTACGACTATGTGTTCGACATGGACTCCCAGCAGGACGCCATCTACAAAGCATGCACAGAGAAGCTCATCGATGGCTGCTTCGAAGGCTACAATGCCACCGTCTTCGCATATGGACAG ACGGGTTCAGGGAAGACCTACACCATGGGGACGGGATTTGATGTCAACTTTGTTGAGGAGGAGCTGGGCATCATCCCCCGCGCCGTCCACCACCTATACAAAGGCATCGAGGAACGCCGCCAAGCTGCCCAGGAGCAGGGACGCCCTGTACCAGAGTTCAAGATCAACGCCCAGTTTCTCGAG CTTTATAATGAGGAAGTTCTGGACCTGTTTGACACAGTGCGAGACATGAAGCAGAAATCTCACATCAAGATTCACGAAGACGCCACCGGAGGAATCTACACCGTAGGAGTGACCACACGCACCGTGTCCTCCGAGGCTGAG ATGATCCAGTGTCTGAAGCTGGGTGCTCTGTCTCGCACCACAGCCAGCACTCAGATGAATGTCCAGAGCTCCCGTTCTCACGCCATCTTCACCATCCACCTGTGCCAAGTCCGCGTTTGTGCCTCTGACAAT CAAGAAAATGAGACTGATAACAAAGTCTCCAACGGAAACTCTGAGCTGGACGAGTACGAGACGCTGACGGCCAAGTTTCACTTTGTGGACCTGGCAGGTTCCGAGAGGCTGAAGAGAACTGGAGCAACCGGCGATCGAGCCAAAGAGGGCATCTCCATCAACTGTGGACTG CTCGCTCTGGGGAATGTAATCAGTGCTTTGGGCGACCGGGGCAAGCGGTCCGCACACGTGCCTTACAGGGACTCCAAACTCACCCGGCTCCTACAGGACTCGTTAGGAGGAAACAG CCAAACAGTGATGATCGCGTGCAGCAGCCCATCTGACCGAGACTTCATGGAGACGCTGAACACATTGAAATATGCCAACCGAGCCCGGAACATCAAGAACAAGGTCATGGTGAACCAGGACAAAGCCAGCCAGCAGATCAGCGCTCTGAGGACAGAAATAGCTCGACTGCAGATGGAGCTGATGGAGTACAAGACG gGTAAACGCATGGTGGGTGAGGATGGTGTGGAGAGCTTCAGCGATATGTTCCACGAGAATTCTATGCTGCAGACAGAGAACGGCAACCtgagggtgagggtgaaggCCATGCAGCAGACCATTGATGCTCAGAGGGGGCGGCTCACccagctgctcagtgaccaGGCCAACCAGGCCCTCGCCAAGGCGG GtgaaggaggaacagaggaaatTGGAAAGATGATTCAGAGTTACATCAAAGAGATTGAAGAACTAAG AGCCAAACTCCTGGAGAGTGAAGCCGTCAATGAGAATCTGAGGAAGAATCTGTCTCGTGCCTCCAGCCGTCAGTCGTTCTACGGCGGGTCCAGCCCTTTCTCCTCCCCGATGATGGCTCCTGAGAAGGAGACGTCTGACATCATCGAACTGGCCAAGAAAGACCTGGAGAAACTGAagagacgggagaaaaagaaaaagaaagg ACTCCAGCTGCtgttggaggagagagagagggaggaaagggaggaagtgGTGGAAGAGGTTGGGGATGCCAG TGTCAACAAGGAGGAAATTCCTGACAACGAGCAAGAAAAGGGAACGGAGAAAGACATGTCAGAGCGAGCCAACGAGGAAGCAGAAATC GAGGTCCAGGAGGGCAGCGACcatgaagaaggagaggaggaagaggatgaggaagaggaggagatggatgtgGAGGAGAGCTCTGATGATTCTGACTCTGAGGCCGACGAAAAAG AGAACTTCCAAGCAGATCTGGCCAACATCACCTGTGAGATCGCCATCAAGCAGAAGCTGATCGACGAGCTGGAGAACAGCCAGCGGCGTCTTCACACGCTCAAGCAGCAGTACGAGCAAAAGCTGATGATGCTGCAGTGCAAGATCAAGGACACGCAGCTGGAGAGGGACCGTGTCCTCCAAAACATGA ATTCTGTAGAGAGCGGCACGGAAGACAAGTCTCGTAAAATTAAGGTTGAATATGAGAAGAAGCTGAGCGTTATGAATAAGGAACTCCAGAAGCTCCAGTCTGCTCAGAAAGAACACGCCCGCCTGCTGAAGAACCAATCACAGTACGAGAGGCAGCTGAAGAAGCTTCAGATGGATGTGGCGGAAATGAAGAAGACAAAG GTCCGTCTCATGAAGCagatgaaggagcagcaggagaaaaatAGGATGAATGAACATCGTAGAAACCGAGAAATTGCCACCTTGAAAAAAGACCAACGCAAGCAAGAG cATCAACTGAAGTTACTGGAGGCTCagaagaggcagcaggagcTCATTCTGAGGAGAAAGACTGAGGAG GTGACTGCTCTGAGGAGGCAGGCCAGGCCCACCTCTGGTAAGGTCATCAGGAAAGTCAATCTCCAAGAACCAGTCCAGGACTCCTCCCACAGACCCCCATCTGGACGCTTGTACTCCTCCAGCATCACTGGTCCCAATGGAAACCG TTTTTCCTACAGGCGTACAGTCGGTATTTACTCCACCAGAGTGGCTCGTAATAAATGGCAGTCCCTGGAGCGGCGagtctgtgatgtcatcatgcaAAGGTTGACCATCTCCAACATGGAGGCTGACATGAACCGCCTCCTAAAG CAAAGGGAGGAGCTGACCAAACGTAAGGAGAAGGTCatcaggaagagggagaggttGGTGAGGGAGGAGCCAGAGGCAGAGAAGACACTGCCCCCCCTCAATGAAGAAGTGGACGCCCTGACAGCCAACATCGACTACATCAATGACAGCATCGCAGACTGTCAGGCCAACATTATGCAGATGGAGGAAGCCAAG GAGGAATGTGACACAGCGGATGTcgctgctgtgattggctcttgtACCCTTATAGAGGCTCGTTTCCTTCTAGATCACTTCATCTCAATGGCCATAAATAAG GGTCTGCAGGCGGCTCAGAAGGAGTCCCAGGTGAAGGTGATGGAGGGCAGGCTGAAGCAGACGGAGATCACCAGCGCTACACAGAACCAGCTGCTCTTCCACATGCTGAAGGAGAAAGCAGAGTTCAACCCAGAGTTGGACGCCCTGCTGGGGAACGCCCTGCAAG AGCTAGGTAACATTCCAGCTG AAAATGGGGATGATAGCAGCAGTGATGAGTCTGCACAGAGCCCTTCAGCAGAGGGAAC TACTTTATCATCAGACCTCATGAAACTGTGTGGCGAGACCAAAACCAGGAACAAG GCTCGTAGGAGGACCACTACTCAGATGGAGTTACTGTACGCAAACTCCGACTCTGCCCCCGATGCACCCACTGCCGACTTCTCCAGTCCGATGCTACCGTTAACTGAGACACCAGAAGGGGACATGGACACGTCAGGCTCATCAGTCAGGGACTACACTGCTCTCTCCCCTGGCTTTTCCTCTAAAATGGGCAGCAT GGGAGTCATTAACCCGGTGCCGTCCACTAAGAGTAGCCGGTCAGCCACGTTGCAGTGTGTCCATGTGGCGGAGGGACACAGTAAAGCTGTTCTCTGTGTCGACTGCACTGATGACCTTCTCTTCACTGGATCCAAAG ACCGGACATGTAAGGTGTGGAACCTGGTGACAGGTCAGGAGATAATGTCCCTGGCCGGTCACCCCAACAACGTGGTGTCGGTCCGGTACAGCTCCAGTTTGGTCTTCACCGTCTCAACTTCCTACATCAAAGTCTGGGACATCCGCGACTCGGCCAAGTGCATTCGTACGCTGAC GTCGTCTGGTCAGGTTAATGTTGGGGACATCTGCGCGTCTAACACCAGCAGAACTGTCACCATCCCAGCAGGAGAGAACCAGATCAACCAGATCGCCCTCAACCCCAACGGGACTGTTCTGTACACCGCTGCCGGAAACTCTGTCAGAGTCTGGGATCTGAGAAG ATTTGCTTCCACTGGGAAACTTACTGGTCACCTCGGCCCAGTGATGTGTCTGACTGTGGATCAGTCTGGAAGTAACCAAGACCTGGTGATCACCGGCTCCAAAGATCATTACATTAAG CTGTTCGATGTGACGGAGGGCTCTCTGGGGAGCATTAGCCCTACACACAACTTTGAACCACCACATTACGATGGAATCGAGTCACTGGTGGTGCAGGGGGACATTCTCTTCAGCGGCTCCAGAGACAATGGCATCAAGAAATGGGACCTGGACCGCAAAGACCTGCTGCAG CAAGTCCCCAATGCTCATCGGGATTGGGTCTGTGCACTGGGTGTCGTCCCCGGCTCCCCGGCCCTGCTCAGCGGCTGCAGAGGGGGGGTGCTCAAGCTgtggcacacagacacactaggGACCCTGGGGGAGCTCAAGGGTCACGAAAGTCCCATTAACGGCATCTCTACCAACAGCAGCCACCTGTTCACTGCCTCAGA TGACCGGACTGTGAAGATCTGGCGTGCAAGCGGTGGACTGGACAGCACCTCAGAGGTGGTTGACAATGTGGACGAGGTGGCAAGCAACTGA
- the kif21a gene encoding kinesin-like protein KIF21A isoform X7 has product MATGQDDSTVRVALRIRPQLAREKIEGCHICTYVMPGEPQVILGKDKAFTYDYVFDMDSQQDAIYKACTEKLIDGCFEGYNATVFAYGQTGSGKTYTMGTGFDVNFVEEELGIIPRAVHHLYKGIEERRQAAQEQGRPVPEFKINAQFLELYNEEVLDLFDTVRDMKQKSHIKIHEDATGGIYTVGVTTRTVSSEAEMIQCLKLGALSRTTASTQMNVQSSRSHAIFTIHLCQVRVCASDNQENETDNKVSNGNSELDEYETLTAKFHFVDLAGSERLKRTGATGDRAKEGISINCGLLALGNVISALGDRGKRSAHVPYRDSKLTRLLQDSLGGNSQTVMIACSSPSDRDFMETLNTLKYANRARNIKNKVMVNQDKASQQISALRTEIARLQMELMEYKTGKRMVGEDGVESFSDMFHENSMLQTENGNLRVRVKAMQQTIDAQRGRLTQLLSDQANQALAKAGEGGTEEIGKMIQSYIKEIEELRAKLLESEAVNENLRKNLSRASSRQSFYGGSSPFSSPMMAPEKETSDIIELAKKDLEKLKRREKKKKKGVNKEEIPDNEQEKGTEKDMSERANEEAEIEVQEGSDHEEGEEEEDEEEEEMDVEESSDDSDSEADEKENFQADLANITCEIAIKQKLIDELENSQRRLHTLKQQYEQKLMMLQCKIKDTQLERDRVLQNMNSVESGTEDKSRKIKVEYEKKLSVMNKELQKLQSAQKEHARLLKNQSQYERQLKKLQMDVAEMKKTKVRLMKQMKEQQEKNRMNEHRRNREIATLKKDQRKQEHQLKLLEAQKRQQELILRRKTEEVTALRRQARPTSGKVIRKVNLQEPVQDSSHRPPSGRLYSSSITGPNGNRFSYRRTVGIYSTRVARNKWQSLERRVCDVIMQRLTISNMEADMNRLLKQREELTKRKEKVIRKRERLVREEPEAEKTLPPLNEEVDALTANIDYINDSIADCQANIMQMEEAKEECDTADVAAVIGSCTLIEARFLLDHFISMAINKGLQAAQKESQVKVMEGRLKQTEITSATQNQLLFHMLKEKAEFNPELDALLGNALQELGNIPAENGDDSSSDESAQSPSAEGTTLSSDLMKLCGETKTRNKARRRTTTQMELLYANSDSAPDAPTADFSSPMLPLTETPEGDMDTSGSSVRDYTALSPGFSSKMGSMGVINPVPSTKSSRSATLQCVHVAEGHSKAVLCVDCTDDLLFTGSKDRTCKVWNLVTGQEIMSLAGHPNNVVSVRYSSSLVFTVSTSYIKVWDIRDSAKCIRTLTSSGQVNVGDICASNTSRTVTIPAGENQINQIALNPNGTVLYTAAGNSVRVWDLRRFASTGKLTGHLGPVMCLTVDQSGSNQDLVITGSKDHYIKLFDVTEGSLGSISPTHNFEPPHYDGIESLVVQGDILFSGSRDNGIKKWDLDRKDLLQQVPNAHRDWVCALGVVPGSPALLSGCRGGVLKLWHTDTLGTLGELKGHESPINGISTNSSHLFTASDDRTVKIWRASGGLDSTSEVVDNVDEVASN; this is encoded by the exons GATTCGTCCGCAGCTGGCCAGAGAGAAGATCGAGGGATGTCACATATGTACGTATGTGATGCCCGGGGAGCCTCAGGTGATCCTGGGGAAGGATAAGGCCTTCACCTACGACTATGTGTTCGACATGGACTCCCAGCAGGACGCCATCTACAAAGCATGCACAGAGAAGCTCATCGATGGCTGCTTCGAAGGCTACAATGCCACCGTCTTCGCATATGGACAG ACGGGTTCAGGGAAGACCTACACCATGGGGACGGGATTTGATGTCAACTTTGTTGAGGAGGAGCTGGGCATCATCCCCCGCGCCGTCCACCACCTATACAAAGGCATCGAGGAACGCCGCCAAGCTGCCCAGGAGCAGGGACGCCCTGTACCAGAGTTCAAGATCAACGCCCAGTTTCTCGAG CTTTATAATGAGGAAGTTCTGGACCTGTTTGACACAGTGCGAGACATGAAGCAGAAATCTCACATCAAGATTCACGAAGACGCCACCGGAGGAATCTACACCGTAGGAGTGACCACACGCACCGTGTCCTCCGAGGCTGAG ATGATCCAGTGTCTGAAGCTGGGTGCTCTGTCTCGCACCACAGCCAGCACTCAGATGAATGTCCAGAGCTCCCGTTCTCACGCCATCTTCACCATCCACCTGTGCCAAGTCCGCGTTTGTGCCTCTGACAAT CAAGAAAATGAGACTGATAACAAAGTCTCCAACGGAAACTCTGAGCTGGACGAGTACGAGACGCTGACGGCCAAGTTTCACTTTGTGGACCTGGCAGGTTCCGAGAGGCTGAAGAGAACTGGAGCAACCGGCGATCGAGCCAAAGAGGGCATCTCCATCAACTGTGGACTG CTCGCTCTGGGGAATGTAATCAGTGCTTTGGGCGACCGGGGCAAGCGGTCCGCACACGTGCCTTACAGGGACTCCAAACTCACCCGGCTCCTACAGGACTCGTTAGGAGGAAACAG CCAAACAGTGATGATCGCGTGCAGCAGCCCATCTGACCGAGACTTCATGGAGACGCTGAACACATTGAAATATGCCAACCGAGCCCGGAACATCAAGAACAAGGTCATGGTGAACCAGGACAAAGCCAGCCAGCAGATCAGCGCTCTGAGGACAGAAATAGCTCGACTGCAGATGGAGCTGATGGAGTACAAGACG gGTAAACGCATGGTGGGTGAGGATGGTGTGGAGAGCTTCAGCGATATGTTCCACGAGAATTCTATGCTGCAGACAGAGAACGGCAACCtgagggtgagggtgaaggCCATGCAGCAGACCATTGATGCTCAGAGGGGGCGGCTCACccagctgctcagtgaccaGGCCAACCAGGCCCTCGCCAAGGCGG GtgaaggaggaacagaggaaatTGGAAAGATGATTCAGAGTTACATCAAAGAGATTGAAGAACTAAG AGCCAAACTCCTGGAGAGTGAAGCCGTCAATGAGAATCTGAGGAAGAATCTGTCTCGTGCCTCCAGCCGTCAGTCGTTCTACGGCGGGTCCAGCCCTTTCTCCTCCCCGATGATGGCTCCTGAGAAGGAGACGTCTGACATCATCGAACTGGCCAAGAAAGACCTGGAGAAACTGAagagacgggagaaaaagaaaaagaaagg TGTCAACAAGGAGGAAATTCCTGACAACGAGCAAGAAAAGGGAACGGAGAAAGACATGTCAGAGCGAGCCAACGAGGAAGCAGAAATC GAGGTCCAGGAGGGCAGCGACcatgaagaaggagaggaggaagaggatgaggaagaggaggagatggatgtgGAGGAGAGCTCTGATGATTCTGACTCTGAGGCCGACGAAAAAG AGAACTTCCAAGCAGATCTGGCCAACATCACCTGTGAGATCGCCATCAAGCAGAAGCTGATCGACGAGCTGGAGAACAGCCAGCGGCGTCTTCACACGCTCAAGCAGCAGTACGAGCAAAAGCTGATGATGCTGCAGTGCAAGATCAAGGACACGCAGCTGGAGAGGGACCGTGTCCTCCAAAACATGA ATTCTGTAGAGAGCGGCACGGAAGACAAGTCTCGTAAAATTAAGGTTGAATATGAGAAGAAGCTGAGCGTTATGAATAAGGAACTCCAGAAGCTCCAGTCTGCTCAGAAAGAACACGCCCGCCTGCTGAAGAACCAATCACAGTACGAGAGGCAGCTGAAGAAGCTTCAGATGGATGTGGCGGAAATGAAGAAGACAAAG GTCCGTCTCATGAAGCagatgaaggagcagcaggagaaaaatAGGATGAATGAACATCGTAGAAACCGAGAAATTGCCACCTTGAAAAAAGACCAACGCAAGCAAGAG cATCAACTGAAGTTACTGGAGGCTCagaagaggcagcaggagcTCATTCTGAGGAGAAAGACTGAGGAG GTGACTGCTCTGAGGAGGCAGGCCAGGCCCACCTCTGGTAAGGTCATCAGGAAAGTCAATCTCCAAGAACCAGTCCAGGACTCCTCCCACAGACCCCCATCTGGACGCTTGTACTCCTCCAGCATCACTGGTCCCAATGGAAACCG TTTTTCCTACAGGCGTACAGTCGGTATTTACTCCACCAGAGTGGCTCGTAATAAATGGCAGTCCCTGGAGCGGCGagtctgtgatgtcatcatgcaAAGGTTGACCATCTCCAACATGGAGGCTGACATGAACCGCCTCCTAAAG CAAAGGGAGGAGCTGACCAAACGTAAGGAGAAGGTCatcaggaagagggagaggttGGTGAGGGAGGAGCCAGAGGCAGAGAAGACACTGCCCCCCCTCAATGAAGAAGTGGACGCCCTGACAGCCAACATCGACTACATCAATGACAGCATCGCAGACTGTCAGGCCAACATTATGCAGATGGAGGAAGCCAAG GAGGAATGTGACACAGCGGATGTcgctgctgtgattggctcttgtACCCTTATAGAGGCTCGTTTCCTTCTAGATCACTTCATCTCAATGGCCATAAATAAG GGTCTGCAGGCGGCTCAGAAGGAGTCCCAGGTGAAGGTGATGGAGGGCAGGCTGAAGCAGACGGAGATCACCAGCGCTACACAGAACCAGCTGCTCTTCCACATGCTGAAGGAGAAAGCAGAGTTCAACCCAGAGTTGGACGCCCTGCTGGGGAACGCCCTGCAAG AGCTAGGTAACATTCCAGCTG AAAATGGGGATGATAGCAGCAGTGATGAGTCTGCACAGAGCCCTTCAGCAGAGGGAAC TACTTTATCATCAGACCTCATGAAACTGTGTGGCGAGACCAAAACCAGGAACAAG GCTCGTAGGAGGACCACTACTCAGATGGAGTTACTGTACGCAAACTCCGACTCTGCCCCCGATGCACCCACTGCCGACTTCTCCAGTCCGATGCTACCGTTAACTGAGACACCAGAAGGGGACATGGACACGTCAGGCTCATCAGTCAGGGACTACACTGCTCTCTCCCCTGGCTTTTCCTCTAAAATGGGCAGCAT GGGAGTCATTAACCCGGTGCCGTCCACTAAGAGTAGCCGGTCAGCCACGTTGCAGTGTGTCCATGTGGCGGAGGGACACAGTAAAGCTGTTCTCTGTGTCGACTGCACTGATGACCTTCTCTTCACTGGATCCAAAG ACCGGACATGTAAGGTGTGGAACCTGGTGACAGGTCAGGAGATAATGTCCCTGGCCGGTCACCCCAACAACGTGGTGTCGGTCCGGTACAGCTCCAGTTTGGTCTTCACCGTCTCAACTTCCTACATCAAAGTCTGGGACATCCGCGACTCGGCCAAGTGCATTCGTACGCTGAC GTCGTCTGGTCAGGTTAATGTTGGGGACATCTGCGCGTCTAACACCAGCAGAACTGTCACCATCCCAGCAGGAGAGAACCAGATCAACCAGATCGCCCTCAACCCCAACGGGACTGTTCTGTACACCGCTGCCGGAAACTCTGTCAGAGTCTGGGATCTGAGAAG ATTTGCTTCCACTGGGAAACTTACTGGTCACCTCGGCCCAGTGATGTGTCTGACTGTGGATCAGTCTGGAAGTAACCAAGACCTGGTGATCACCGGCTCCAAAGATCATTACATTAAG CTGTTCGATGTGACGGAGGGCTCTCTGGGGAGCATTAGCCCTACACACAACTTTGAACCACCACATTACGATGGAATCGAGTCACTGGTGGTGCAGGGGGACATTCTCTTCAGCGGCTCCAGAGACAATGGCATCAAGAAATGGGACCTGGACCGCAAAGACCTGCTGCAG CAAGTCCCCAATGCTCATCGGGATTGGGTCTGTGCACTGGGTGTCGTCCCCGGCTCCCCGGCCCTGCTCAGCGGCTGCAGAGGGGGGGTGCTCAAGCTgtggcacacagacacactaggGACCCTGGGGGAGCTCAAGGGTCACGAAAGTCCCATTAACGGCATCTCTACCAACAGCAGCCACCTGTTCACTGCCTCAGA TGACCGGACTGTGAAGATCTGGCGTGCAAGCGGTGGACTGGACAGCACCTCAGAGGTGGTTGACAATGTGGACGAGGTGGCAAGCAACTGA